Part of the Lotus japonicus ecotype B-129 chromosome 6, LjGifu_v1.2 genome, ttttaaaatctgTAAGGCCAAGAATTGGCTTTACATGCATCAATTTTtgctgaaataaaaaataaaatctgtTTTCAGTGAGTTTTAGGGGCAgagtttgttgttttaggaGGTGACAATATGTTGTTGTGTAATGCAGATTATATGCCTTGTTTTGGTGTGAATGCAGATCATAGTTtgctttaaaaataaaatctctATAAAcccttcaaatttcaaaataataaatcTGTAAAATTTGAAATATGACAAGTTTTAAGCAAAGAATAAACTTCAATGTCAAAATAAAGCAAAGAATGAAGTAAACCTTAAAGAAGGTACTTAAGAAAAGTAACGGAATCTAACTTTTCTTTCCTTGTATGTGGAGATAGCCAATAATATTCAAAGTggttaatttatagaaattgaaaacaaaaaataaaaccactcATTCCAAGTTATAACAGAGACTTTAGAGCTCACAATTTCCTTCTACACCTGGAGCTAAAACTTGAGTCCTTGGGTTGCTAATATAGTTTGACCTGACGGGTTAAGCGTCGACTTTCTTCCGCAGTTCATATAGACCTCCATCGACGATTAATTTTCGCCCAGGTAACAGACAGTACATCAAACCTTCTTTTATGATTAAAAATATagaatacatatatatatatatatatatatttttgtataACAATGCTAATCAAATTTAAACATATCATCTCACATAATTAAACTATTTCATATGCGGGTGCAAAcgcaaaaaaaaacataaatttttgCCAATATAATTAATACAACATGCATTTATCTGCAAAGAATTTTACCAAATAAGATAATTGAAACCATCCTCAGAAATCAGAATTGCTTCCTTATTGATGCTCACATGTTGGTATTTCTCTGGTTGCTAATTGTCACCCTCCCCCGTATTACTTCTTATATCTACTATTTTATCTTTGTGACGTTAgcatttcgaaaaaaaaatctttgtaACGTTAGATTTAAATTCCCTGAAAATTTTgtatgtaatttatttattcttacCAATGTACATATTCTGAAACTAGagaaaaattatattgaatttgTTCTATCCATGACATGGTTTGCTGCATAATCGAATCCTCTGTTGCAGCTCAATACTCTTGCCATTATCTAAGAAAAAGTGAGCCACATCTGCTtcgatttttttttacttcatcATCAATTAATTGCCTCTTAGCCTAAAGCCAAAACAACACCTAGTTTTAACAAAGGGAGATCAATTTGTGTAGCAGCAAAAGATAAATTTCTTCAATCAGAACATGAAAGAAAAAGCAACTGCACTTCAACTGGAAAATCTCAGGAGGTGTGTCCAAGATCTGCAAGACAAAAGACAGAAGGTTACTTGGTATCTTACAGACTTGCAAGGTCAAATTAGCTGGATAGAAAAAGTTGATGATATTGATAGAAAGGTGATTGGACTCTCAAGCAACTATGAAGGCAAAGGTGCTTGCACAATTTGGTGGTGTCAATACCGTCTTAACAAAGAAATGCGAAAGATTGAACAAAAAATCTCACAATTATACGAAGAAGGTGCAAAATATTACAACCCAAAATGCAGAACAGAATTCTTAGATGAAATTATGGCAGCCCTGAAGGACCCTCATATTCAAACAGTTGGAGTATGGGGGTTGGGTGGTGGAGGCACAACCTCATTAGTCAAACAAGTTGGAGAGCAAGTGAAAGAGCGAGGCTTGTTTGATGCAGTGGTCATCACTACCATAGTTGAGGAGCCAAATGTGGAACAAATTCAAAAAGATATTGCAAGTGTCTTGGGTCTGGAGTTTCATGAGGAACCTCGTGTGGAAAGAAGAAACAAATTGCGGCAAAGaatgaagaaagagagaaagattcTTATTCTTGTCTTAGTTGATGATATTTGGGGAGAATTAAATGCTCAAAAAATTGATTTGGAGGAACTTGGAGTCCCTTTAGGAGATGAATGCAAATTATTGATAACATCAGGAAATCTGGATTTTGTAAAAAATATGAGGGAAATAAATTCCAAGGTGTTTCAACTTGAAGTGTTGTTAGAAGATGAGGCTCTGAGCTTGTTTGATAAGATCGTTGGAAAATTTACTGACATATCGACAAGATCCTTAGTAATTGAAATAATAAGAAGATGTGCAGGGTCAACTCTTTCAACGTTTGTTATGGCAAATGCATTAAGAGGTGCGGGTCTACCTTCTTGGCACGAGGCCTTAAAGCAGCTGAAGCAAAATGTTTCACCCATAAAAATATTCCTAGATAATTTAAAAAGTGAAGAACTCAAATATTTGTTCTTGCTTCTTACTATTCGAGGAAGAAGGGCTATTCATAAAACTAGTTTATTGTTTGACACATGGACAAGCTTACTCCAGAATCTTGGAACATTAGAGACAGCAAGAAATAGGCTTGATTCATTGATTACTGATATTAAGGCATATGGCCTTGTGGTTGAAGATGGAAATGAACATGTTAAAATAGTTGACTCAATATGGGAAACTGCTTATTCAATAGCTCAAAATGAGCTAAAAGCTGAAATATTTTCCAGATTTGATTTAATAGGTTCGATTACTACTGGGCGCCTACTACCAGAAGAGCGGTTTAGAATTTTACACTTTTGTAGCATGACTGTGTTCAGTAGTTTCCAGATTCCGGAAAGATTGTCCTGTCCAGAGTTGGAGGAGATTGTGCTACGTACAGAACATCCCATAATGGTTCCAGATTCCTTTTTTGAGGATACTAAGCTTCTAAAAGTCTTAGATTTTGTTGGATTTGATTGTTCAGAGCTACCAATTAGTATTGGTTTGTTAAAGAACATTCAAGTATTATCCATGTCTAATTGTAAATTGGGAGATATAACTATATTGGGGGAGCTTGCAAACTTGCAAATGCTTAGCCTTCAAGGAAGTCATATCCAACAATTGCCTAGACAAATTGGACAGCTCCACAAGTTGCGGTTCTTAGATTTGAGAGATACATATCTCCAAGTCATTCCACCAAAAGTTCTAGCAAACTTGACAAGTTTAGAAGAACTATATTTGAGAAACTCCTTTTCTAATTGGGAGGTTGAAAGGTCCAACAATGAAAAATGTTGTGCAAGCTTGAAAGAGCTTACAAACTTGCATCACTTGACGCATATAGAAGATTTATATGTTCCTAATTACGAGGCATGGCCAGTGGacctttattttgaaaaattaaaatcatacaCAATCTTCATTGGGGATGAATGGGGTCATACCCATGATGGTGATCATGGGTTAAAGACCCTGAAACTCAAGTTGAACAGAATGTTCCAATCTGAGGAAGGGATCAAGAAGATGTTGAAAGTTGTAGATGTTTTGTACTTGGATGAATTAAATGGTGTTCAAAATGTTCTCATTGATTTGGACTGTTATGGTTATGGGTTTCCCTATCTACAGTCTCTAGTTGTACAACACAATGCTGAAATCAAATGCATAGCCAAGAGCTCGAGTCACTCTCTTGATGATGTCATGTTTTCCCCAACTTGAAGTCATTGTTTCTTTACAATCTGAGCAATTTGGAACATATATGTCATGGTTATTTATCTCAGAAATCTTTCCTCAATTTAAgaatcatcaaagtacacaagtGCGATGGAATGTCGTATCTCTTCTCAAAGTCAATGATCGGAGGTTTTCCTCATCTTGTTGATATAGAAGTTTCAGAGTGCAAATGCGTAAAGGCGGTGCTTATTGAAGATGCATTGGATGTTGCCTCAAATTTTCCTGAATTATGCTATCTAACCTTACGAGGACTCTCAAAATTAATGACATTCTGCTATAGTTTTCATGACTCCACAACACTTTTTGATGGTCAGGTATGCACTATGTTTCAAATCATATTAATGCATTAAAGCATTAGAGATGACTAATATACTTTTAGTGTTTTCTCGGTTGATGATGAACATTTCAGAAGATAATCTTGGATTTCAGAAATATCAAGGCAAAAGAAAAGtagaaggaaagaaaaataatgatgaaAGCAAGGATGAAATTTATCAAATGATTAAATACTTTTTCGAAAGCTATGTATAATTTCATATGTCAATTATGTTCATactttaaactataataatagTGTTATTATGTTCATTACATGATAAATAATAGTAATTCAATTATACTTCTTAATGCTCGTTTCCTTGAAAATTGTTAAGAATTCCAATTTGTTCCTTGCAGTTGTCATTAGACAAATTAAAGGTGCTTCATGCAATAAATTTGGATATTGAGCAACTATGGCATTACAATTGTCCCCCAAAATCACTATGCGAACTGGAGGATCTGACTTTGAGTGATAATAATAAACTGTTGAGTGTCATATCTGGCAGTAGGATGATCATGAGATACAACAACTTGAAAATTGTAACTGTGCATAGATGTAGATTATTAACAACTGTTTTTCACCTTGAAGATGATAGACCAAATAATCAAGCTATGGAAGCACTTTTTCATCAACTAATGGTATTAGAATTAAGAAACCTATGCAATCTGAGAGATATATGGTACAAGGAACCTAAAATTCCATTCTTCCaaagtttaaaatcacttcacATTGTCCACTGTGGTAACATCAAGAGTGTATTCTCACTTTCTGCTGTTAGAAATCTGACACAACTCAAATTACTCAAGCTATATAATTGTGAGAAATTGGTTGAGGTAATAGAAGGCgatgaagatgaaaatttaCCAATCACTTTCCCTGAAGTAGAATGTCTTATACTCAAAGATCTTCCAAACTTGGTTCGTTTTCATGGACCAAGAAACAGAACTTTTAATGGGCCTAAACTACATACAATAAGGGTGAAAAATATTCGAAGTATGGTTACATTTTGTGACGGCCATCTTAACACGCCTATGCTGAGAACTGTTTTGGTATCCTTTGTGAAGAGATGTTGGTATGGAGACTTGAACAATACCATACGTCACTTAAATGGTTATGCATCTTTCAATAATATAATTTTCTGTGAAGGTTCCCCTGATGGCTTTAGCTGTAAGGACTTACAAAATGCTTTATATGAAGTTCTTGGAAAAGGGAGTCTTGGGACAACATACAAGGCTACCCTGGATGATGGAACAAAAGTGGTAGTGAAAAAGTTGATAGATCCAAGCAAGGAGAAATGGCAGAAAGTGGTGAGTTTAGGGAGTATGGGGCGCCACCCTAATGTCATGCCTCTTCAAGCATATTATAATTCCATAGATGAGATGCTTCTTGTTTACCCCTACATGCCAAGAGGCAGCTTATTTTCCTATTTACGTGGTACGTTCTAAGTTGACTGACTCATTAATCCACATTGCATATAAATTAATTCATGACTGCCAATTGTAGTAATGTTTTATCTTTGCCTAATTCTTCTATTCCAAACTGTAGGCAATAAGGTTGGGGAAGAAACTAAATTAGATTGCCATTCAAGATTGAAGATTGCACTTGGAGCTGCCAAGGGAATTGCTTTTATTCATTCTGAGAGGGGCCTAAATTTTACACATGGCAACTTAAAGTCAACCAATGTTCTCATCACACAAAATCTTGATGATGCCTGCATTTCTGATGTTAGATTGACTTCTCAAATGAATGACTCATCATCTATTATGTCTAAAGCTAATGTCTATCGAGCTCCAGAAGTTACTGATTCCATGCAGATCACTAAGAGCTCTGAAGTTTATAGCTTCGGTGTGATTCTTCTTGAAATGATGGTAATAAAGGATGTGTATGATAAGGGTTATGATTTTCCTAGGTGGTTATTGAATTATTATATGGATTGTACGACTTATAGATTTCTTATGAGAAACCTAGATAATATATTTTATCCGGAGCTTAAGATAACACAACATAATGCACATCAAATTATAGGCATGCTTTCTATTGCATTTAAATGTACAGAAGTGTTTCCAGATAAGAGGCCTAGAATGGAAGGAGTTGTTAAAATGATTGAGGAACTCTCCTCCTCTGATAACACTATATCCAATGGAGAAAATGATTCAGATTGGACTTTAAAGTACATAAGACCCTAGCATGGAAaatgttggaaaaatgaagagagTTGTCCTCCTCTTACTTAGACTCTAATGTGCTGACATCATAACTCTTCCTATCAACAGATGTATATCCTCATGGTAAGCAAAACATCAACCGTGATTAATTATACATAGTTATTTTACTACCAAGAACATATAGCTGACTAATATCTAGTTTTTGAAAATTGCCATTTTGCATGAAGGACTAAAATAGAATGTAATATTAGGTTAATAGATTTAGAACCCGAATGAATTAAGAATATTTTCAATATGCTACATTTACAAAGGGAGATATTAAGTGTGTGGAATATAATTAAGaaactattttcattttttttctgttgCATATATGCTTGAAAAAGAATATAAATATAAAGTCATGATTTGATAGGTAAGCTTGGAACAATATTCATTTTCAATGGCAATACGTGTCAAGTTAAAAAAGATTAAGATGTAGCGTGGCTAGAGACTATATCATAATCTCATGCTGAAGTGAGGTTACCTCTTGCAAATTGCAAATTCAATGGAGGTCAAGGAGTTTTGATGTCATCATTGGATTTATCCCCCTATGTTTGTATCTTTCGCCTCTCTCGAACTTATGTTTCTTCCTAGATAGAGTGAATTCAATTTATTGTTTACTTGGGTTGAAAATGTtgtatcattattcaa contains:
- the LOC130721944 gene encoding protein NSP-INTERACTING KINASE 2-like, which translates into the protein MSYLFSKSMIGGFPHLVDIEVSECKCVKAVLIEDALDVASNFPELCYLTLRGLSKLMTFCYSFHDSTTLFDGQLSLDKLKVLHAINLDIEQLWHYNCPPKSLCELEDLTLSDNNKLLSVISGSRMIMRYNNLKIVTVHRCRLLTTVFHLEDDRPNNQAMEALFHQLMVLELRNLCNLRDIWYKEPKIPFFQSLKSLHIVHCGNIKSVFSLSAVRNLTQLKLLKLYNCEKLVEVIEGDEDENLPITFPEVECLILKDLPNLVRFHGPRNRTFNGPKLHTIRVKNIRSMVTFCDGHLNTPMLRTVLVSFVKRCWYGDLNNTIRHLNGYASFNNIIFCEGSPDGFSCKDLQNALYEVLGKGSLGTTYKATLDDGTKVVVKKLIDPSKEKWQKVVSLGSMGRHPNVMPLQAYYNSIDEMLLVYPYMPRGSLFSYLRGNKVGEETKLDCHSRLKIALGAAKGIAFIHSERGLNFTHGNLKSTNVLITQNLDDACISDVRLTSQMNDSSSIMSKANVYRAPEVTDSMQITKSSEVYSFGVILLEMMVIKDVYDKGYDFPRWLLNYYMDCTTYRFLMRNLDNIFYPELKITQHNAHQIIGMLSIAFKCTEVFPDKRPRMEGVVKMIEELSSSDNTISNGENDSDWTLKYIRP
- the LOC130725804 gene encoding disease resistance protein At4g27190-like; the protein is MKEKATALQLENLRRCVQDLQDKRQKVTWYLTDLQGQISWIEKVDDIDRKVIGLSSNYEGKGACTIWWCQYRLNKEMRKIEQKISQLYEEGAKYYNPKCRTEFLDEIMAALKDPHIQTVGVWGLGGGGTTSLVKQVGEQVKERGLFDAVVITTIVEEPNVEQIQKDIASVLGLEFHEEPRVERRNKLRQRMKKERKILILVLVDDIWGELNAQKIDLEELGVPLGDECKLLITSGNLDFVKNMREINSKVFQLEVLLEDEALSLFDKIVGKFTDISTRSLVIEIIRRCAGSTLSTFVMANALRGAGLPSWHEALKQLKQNVSPIKIFLDNLKSEELKYLFLLLTIRGRRAIHKTSLLFDTWTSLLQNLGTLETARNRLDSLITDIKAYGLVVEDGNEHVKIVDSIWETAYSIAQNELKAEIFSRFDLIGSITTGRLLPEERFRILHFCSMTVFSSFQIPERLSCPELEEIVLRTEHPIMVPDSFFEDTKLLKVLDFVGFDCSELPISIGLLKNIQVLSMSNCKLGDITILGELANLQMLSLQGSHIQQLPRQIGQLHKLRFLDLRDTYLQVIPPKVLANLTSLEELYLRNSFSNWEVERSNNEKCCASLKELTNLHHLTHIEDLYVPNYEAWPVDLYFEKLKSYTIFIGDEWGHTHDGDHGLKTLKLKLNRMFQSEEGIKKMLKVVDVLYLDELNGVQNVLIDLDCYGYGFPYLQSLVVQHNAEIKCIAKSSSHSLDDVMFSPT